From Coriobacteriaceae bacterium, a single genomic window includes:
- a CDS encoding FAD-binding protein codes for MIEITQVNASLDEAGDENACLIVGKRVAKRVLRCKDSEIKSIELHRKSIDARKKRDVHFILSFRVELTSPHLEREAVDSVSERDRSRVRAIKDDGSSFPTPVSDAPQERPVVVGAGCAGLFAALTLAKAGLKPLLIERGDPAFRRSHAIDLFLKERILDPESNIQFGLGGAGTFSDGKLNTGTKNPAHRLILETFVEAGAPRDILWDAKPHIGSDILPTVVTAISQRIEQLGGIVRYRTKLVDIHIDASGAITGIDVQSSQDATYEPIETKHLILACGHSARDIFELLKDHNVALAQKTFAMGVRIEHPQRDIDRAQYGALAGHPALGAAPYKLVAHLPNGRSVFSFCMCPGGQVVAASSEQGHLCVNGASLNARDGRNANAALLVNVTPEDLPNDDPLAGIELQRACEAAAYRLGGSNWNAPAQLVGDFLAERASKAPGKVKPTYPLGVTWTAIDEALPQHIVESLRLGLPLLGKKLRGYDRPDAVLTGVETRSSSPVTVTRDRTCHAVSTPGLYPCGEGAGYAGGIMSAATDGIRCAEALIADL; via the coding sequence ATGATTGAAATCACCCAAGTCAACGCGTCGCTCGATGAAGCCGGCGATGAAAATGCCTGCCTCATTGTTGGCAAGCGAGTCGCCAAGCGCGTCCTACGTTGCAAAGACTCCGAGATCAAGTCCATCGAGCTCCACCGCAAGTCAATCGACGCTCGCAAAAAACGAGACGTCCATTTTATCCTGAGCTTTCGTGTTGAGCTGACCAGTCCCCACCTCGAGCGAGAAGCGGTCGACAGCGTTTCCGAGCGTGACCGCTCGCGCGTACGCGCGATAAAAGACGATGGGTCTTCATTCCCCACCCCCGTCTCCGACGCACCTCAAGAACGCCCTGTCGTTGTCGGCGCCGGATGCGCTGGCCTTTTCGCCGCGCTAACGCTCGCCAAAGCAGGTCTTAAGCCCTTGCTCATCGAGCGCGGCGACCCGGCATTTCGCCGCTCGCATGCGATCGACCTCTTTCTAAAGGAGCGCATCCTCGACCCCGAGAGTAATATCCAGTTTGGTCTGGGCGGCGCGGGGACCTTCTCGGACGGCAAGCTCAATACGGGAACAAAAAATCCCGCCCATCGCCTTATCCTCGAAACCTTCGTCGAGGCGGGTGCGCCCCGCGATATTCTGTGGGATGCCAAGCCGCACATTGGCTCCGACATCCTTCCCACGGTTGTCACCGCTATATCCCAGCGCATCGAGCAGCTCGGAGGTATCGTCCGTTATCGAACAAAGCTCGTCGACATTCACATCGACGCGTCTGGCGCCATCACCGGTATTGATGTCCAATCGTCCCAAGACGCCACTTACGAGCCAATCGAGACAAAGCACCTCATCCTCGCCTGCGGGCATTCTGCTCGCGATATTTTTGAGCTCCTTAAGGACCACAACGTGGCCCTCGCACAAAAGACCTTTGCCATGGGCGTTCGCATCGAGCATCCGCAGCGCGACATCGACCGAGCCCAATATGGAGCCTTGGCGGGACATCCTGCCCTCGGAGCAGCCCCCTACAAGCTCGTCGCCCATCTTCCCAACGGCCGCAGCGTGTTCTCGTTTTGCATGTGCCCCGGCGGGCAGGTTGTCGCCGCCTCTTCCGAGCAGGGCCACCTGTGCGTCAACGGCGCCAGCCTCAATGCCCGCGACGGACGCAACGCAAACGCCGCCCTGCTCGTTAACGTCACGCCTGAGGACCTTCCCAACGATGACCCGCTCGCCGGCATCGAGCTCCAACGTGCCTGCGAGGCGGCCGCCTATCGCCTGGGCGGTTCCAACTGGAACGCACCGGCACAACTCGTCGGAGATTTCCTCGCAGAACGCGCCAGCAAGGCGCCCGGAAAGGTAAAGCCCACCTATCCGCTCGGTGTGACCTGGACGGCAATTGACGAAGCCCTGCCGCAGCATATCGTCGAGTCGCTCCGCCTGGGACTTCCCCTACTCGGAAAAAAGCTACGAGGTTACGACCGTCCCGATGCCGTTCTTACCGGCGTGGAGACTCGTTCGAGCTCACCGGTCACTGTCACCCGAGACCGAACGTGCCATGCCGTGTCGACCCCGGGCCTCTACCCTTGTGGTGAGGGAGCTGGATATGCCGGCGGCATCATGAGCGCGGCCACCGACGGCATTCGTTGTGCCGAAGCCCTGATCGCGGACCTCTAA
- a CDS encoding Mrp/NBP35 family ATP-binding protein produces the protein MGCEHAQAAGGQTSPSQFEENTLSEVKRVIAVLSGKGGVGKSFVTGAIATELARHGHKVGVLDADITGPSIPKMFGMSGRHVHALGNLMLPEISEHGVKVMSSNLLLQNETDPVLWRGPVIAGAIRQFWSETSWGPIDYLLVDMPPGTGDVALTVFQSLPVDGIVIVTSPQDLVSMIVAKAVNMAEKMNVPILGIVENMSYIECPDCGKKIEVFGKSKLPEVAERYNLDILGTLPINPALAEACDKGEVETALPDGMLPKAVSAVEAITPHETDEA, from the coding sequence ATGGGTTGCGAGCACGCACAGGCCGCCGGCGGACAAACGTCGCCGTCGCAATTTGAGGAGAACACGCTGTCCGAGGTCAAACGCGTCATCGCCGTGCTTTCCGGCAAGGGCGGTGTCGGCAAGTCGTTTGTCACCGGTGCCATCGCCACCGAGCTTGCCCGTCACGGCCACAAGGTCGGCGTCCTCGATGCCGACATCACCGGTCCCTCTATCCCCAAGATGTTCGGCATGAGCGGACGCCACGTCCATGCCCTTGGCAACCTCATGCTGCCCGAAATCTCCGAGCACGGCGTCAAGGTCATGAGCTCCAACCTTCTGCTCCAAAACGAGACCGACCCCGTCCTTTGGCGCGGTCCGGTCATCGCAGGCGCCATTAGGCAGTTCTGGAGCGAGACCTCGTGGGGCCCCATCGACTACCTGCTGGTCGACATGCCTCCGGGAACAGGCGACGTCGCGCTCACCGTCTTCCAGTCGCTGCCCGTCGACGGCATCGTCATCGTCACGAGCCCGCAGGACCTGGTCTCGATGATCGTCGCCAAGGCGGTCAACATGGCCGAGAAGATGAACGTCCCCATTCTGGGCATCGTCGAGAACATGAGCTATATCGAGTGCCCCGACTGCGGCAAGAAGATCGAGGTCTTTGGCAAAAGCAAGCTCCCCGAGGTCGCAGAGCGCTATAACCTCGACATCTTGGGCACGCTTCCCATTAATCCGGCACTCGCCGAGGCCTGCGATAAGGGCGAGGTTGAGACCGCGCTGCCCGATGGCATGTTGCCCAAGGCAGTCTCTGCCGTCGAGGCTATTACCCCGCACGAGACCGACGAGGCCTAA
- a CDS encoding NAD(P)/FAD-dependent oxidoreductase: MNTSAFYDVLVIGGGASGLAAAITAARAGKSVCIVERDVACGLKLLATGNGRCNLSNESIDPQRYNHPAFVESVMGPQPEQELMGFFSSLGIMTTSEEGRLYPRSLRAESVRDALLNVCDRLGITLICGANVASAHKASEGWTLQIDRPARALKAKKHDDRKSELRSLRKALADVPRKNEALEAHAVIIATGGNPTGIADTFSLPLTSLRPILCPVSATVVGDRAALKTLDGLRVRARLTLARNHNELWHEDGEVLFRTFGISGVAVFNLSRRIQRGDTILLDVFPDLSKDELLDMLNRRVKLLGGFSPRDPRWLDGMLAPQLSRVVCTAFEQCHPGSNDVIHLVSILKHFKLLVKGTAEERSAQVTRGGVSVESISTPSLRARSVVDTPLYVCGEALDIDADCGGFNLAWAWLSGIRAASSL; the protein is encoded by the coding sequence GTGAACACGAGCGCCTTCTATGACGTCCTGGTAATCGGCGGCGGGGCTTCAGGCCTCGCCGCCGCCATTACGGCCGCACGTGCTGGCAAAAGCGTCTGCATCGTTGAGCGCGATGTCGCCTGCGGCCTAAAGCTCCTTGCGACCGGTAACGGCCGCTGCAACCTCTCCAACGAATCGATTGATCCACAGCGGTATAATCACCCCGCATTCGTTGAATCCGTTATGGGCCCCCAACCCGAACAAGAGCTTATGGGTTTCTTCTCCTCGCTGGGCATCATGACAACCTCCGAGGAAGGCCGGCTATACCCGCGCTCCCTTCGCGCAGAATCGGTGCGCGACGCGCTTCTCAACGTTTGCGACCGCCTAGGTATTACCTTAATCTGCGGAGCCAACGTTGCCTCGGCGCACAAAGCTTCCGAAGGCTGGACACTCCAAATAGACCGTCCAGCGCGGGCGCTCAAGGCAAAAAAGCACGACGACCGAAAATCGGAGCTCCGCTCGCTTCGGAAAGCGCTCGCCGATGTCCCTCGCAAGAACGAGGCCCTGGAGGCACATGCCGTAATTATCGCCACGGGTGGCAACCCCACCGGTATCGCCGATACGTTTAGCCTCCCCCTCACTTCGCTGCGCCCCATCCTCTGCCCCGTATCGGCAACGGTCGTCGGCGATCGGGCGGCACTCAAGACGTTGGACGGCCTGCGCGTCCGCGCCCGCTTGACGCTCGCCCGCAATCATAATGAGCTCTGGCACGAAGACGGTGAAGTCCTGTTTCGAACCTTCGGTATCTCGGGCGTCGCTGTCTTCAACCTCTCCCGTCGTATCCAGCGCGGCGATACGATCCTGCTCGACGTTTTCCCCGACCTCTCTAAAGACGAGTTGCTCGATATGCTTAACCGGCGCGTTAAGCTGCTCGGCGGCTTTTCGCCCCGCGATCCCCGTTGGCTCGACGGCATGCTCGCCCCGCAACTCTCCCGCGTCGTCTGCACAGCGTTCGAGCAGTGCCATCCAGGCTCCAACGATGTCATCCACCTGGTCTCGATCCTCAAGCACTTTAAGTTGCTCGTCAAGGGAACCGCCGAGGAGCGCTCGGCGCAGGTCACGCGTGGTGGCGTATCTGTCGAGAGCATCTCAACACCCAGTCTACGCGCGCGCAGCGTTGTCGACACCCCGCTTTACGTCTGCGGCGAAGCGCTCGACATCGACGCCGATTGCGGAGGCTTTAACCTTGCGTGGGCATGGCTCTCGGGCATTCGCGCTGCAAGCAGCCTGTAG
- a CDS encoding LTA synthase family protein, with translation MFLEMPWKGYSNLLLNLICCNRGTSMTEDIPLEITSSDMANLPIFIAVLIVATVVVRVYFSIKHNEKPPIARVFWCATLLIPLGMVAAWITNQLLVNEDNSLWVLSYSALGATAVILLVEPLVSGLIDQTDLATGTVACICRDILVIAAVSALSFVSLEIACNETFYRIPANSFGFSVGLLATVLLSLYLLGQRHGGVMALVPVACCILGIAEHFVITFKGEAILPSDILALGTAMEVSEGYEFTFTAGIVTSLALLEISLGLLSLIRPRKLRTPTHVFPAIAANLCAFLLVTVVGLSGFSSIDLEQALDFGFDRWQPITTYTSQGFITSFTEMVNELPIEKPEGYTPDEAQSIEQELAAAYDSTYGSSEQRAAAVAQFNEIKPTIVAVMNESFSDLSCFEQLQAAGYTGPAFYNSLPDTLVRGTMLASVTGGGTANSEFEFLTGATTAFVGLGKIPYQLYQMNGVNSLAKDLKELGYTATAMHPQNPVNYHRDKIYQQLGFGDFLSIGDFEGAPCYHAGVCDYATYDKILDLLRTDEAPQFIFDVTMQNHGGYDYGTVPAEELTNYWVEGASEGANSALNTYLTCINASDRDLEYFINELRNIGRPVVLVFFGDHQPSAATTLNDELYPQEDTASHAFRVYQSTYFVWANYEIAGNTELNVYDTVGANEIAAITLNKIGAPLTDYQKALLATRSDVPTINVAGYLGADGLRYNLESEDSPYTSTIDKLQRMQYLEFASKVQ, from the coding sequence TTGTTTCTCGAAATGCCGTGGAAAGGTTACAGTAATCTACTACTGAACTTAATTTGCTGTAACAGAGGAACGTCCATGACCGAAGATATCCCCCTTGAAATCACTTCGAGCGACATGGCCAATCTGCCCATATTCATCGCCGTCCTTATCGTGGCCACCGTCGTCGTGCGCGTGTATTTTTCAATCAAACACAATGAAAAGCCGCCCATTGCCCGCGTCTTTTGGTGCGCGACGCTCCTCATCCCGCTCGGCATGGTAGCTGCATGGATTACGAATCAATTGCTCGTAAATGAGGACAATTCCCTATGGGTCCTTTCTTATTCGGCGCTCGGTGCTACCGCCGTCATACTTCTTGTCGAGCCCTTGGTTTCGGGACTTATCGACCAAACCGATCTTGCGACGGGAACGGTTGCCTGTATTTGCCGTGACATCCTTGTCATCGCCGCTGTTTCAGCGCTCTCGTTCGTTTCGCTCGAAATTGCCTGTAACGAAACGTTCTATCGCATTCCCGCCAACTCATTCGGGTTTTCCGTCGGGCTGCTCGCGACGGTTCTGCTCTCCCTTTATTTGCTGGGACAGCGTCATGGAGGCGTCATGGCCCTCGTGCCCGTCGCCTGTTGCATCCTTGGCATTGCCGAGCACTTCGTCATAACGTTTAAAGGCGAAGCCATCCTGCCAAGCGATATCTTGGCCCTTGGCACCGCAATGGAAGTGAGCGAGGGATACGAGTTTACCTTTACCGCCGGAATCGTAACCTCTCTCGCCCTGCTGGAGATTTCCCTGGGGCTTCTTTCGCTTATCCGACCGCGAAAGCTCCGTACGCCCACCCATGTCTTCCCCGCAATCGCCGCTAACCTCTGCGCTTTTCTGCTAGTGACCGTTGTGGGGCTCTCAGGCTTTTCCAGCATCGACTTGGAGCAGGCGCTGGATTTTGGATTTGACCGTTGGCAGCCCATCACCACATATACGTCTCAGGGTTTTATCACTTCGTTCACCGAAATGGTCAACGAGTTGCCCATTGAGAAGCCCGAAGGCTATACGCCCGATGAGGCGCAGAGCATCGAGCAGGAGCTCGCCGCCGCCTACGACAGCACGTATGGCTCGAGCGAGCAGCGCGCGGCTGCCGTTGCCCAGTTCAATGAAATCAAGCCGACGATTGTTGCCGTCATGAACGAGAGTTTTAGCGACCTTTCGTGCTTTGAGCAGCTCCAGGCGGCCGGGTACACCGGCCCCGCATTCTACAACTCGCTTCCCGACACACTTGTTCGCGGCACCATGCTCGCTTCGGTCACCGGTGGCGGAACGGCAAACTCCGAATTCGAATTTTTGACCGGAGCGACAACGGCCTTTGTCGGATTAGGCAAGATCCCCTATCAGCTGTATCAGATGAATGGCGTCAACAGCCTGGCAAAGGACCTTAAAGAGCTTGGGTATACCGCTACCGCTATGCACCCGCAAAACCCCGTCAACTACCATCGAGATAAGATCTATCAGCAGCTGGGCTTTGGAGACTTTCTTTCAATCGGCGATTTCGAAGGTGCGCCCTGTTACCATGCCGGCGTATGCGACTACGCCACCTACGACAAGATACTCGACCTGCTTAGAACCGACGAAGCGCCGCAGTTCATCTTTGACGTCACGATGCAAAATCACGGCGGCTACGACTATGGCACCGTTCCCGCCGAAGAGCTGACAAACTATTGGGTCGAGGGAGCCAGCGAGGGCGCCAATAGCGCGCTCAACACCTATCTCACCTGCATCAACGCATCCGACCGGGACCTCGAGTACTTTATCAACGAGCTCCGCAATATCGGCAGACCGGTTGTTCTTGTCTTTTTTGGCGACCATCAGCCGAGCGCCGCAACGACTCTCAACGACGAGCTGTACCCTCAGGAAGATACGGCAAGCCACGCTTTCCGTGTCTATCAGTCAACCTATTTCGTCTGGGCTAACTATGAAATCGCCGGCAATACCGAGCTCAACGTCTACGACACCGTCGGGGCAAACGAGATTGCAGCCATTACCCTTAATAAGATCGGCGCCCCGCTCACCGACTATCAAAAGGCCCTGCTTGCAACAAGGTCAGATGTGCCCACCATCAATGTCGCCGGCTATCTCGGTGCCGACGGGCTGCGCTACAACTTGGAATCTGAAGACAGCCCATACACCTCGACGATCGACAAGCTGCAGCGCATGCAATACCTCGAGTTCGCCAGCAAAGTTCAGTAA